In a single window of the Leptospira sanjuanensis genome:
- a CDS encoding FKBP-type peptidyl-prolyl cis-trans isomerase, which yields MKTRVITFHYTLHDTEGNLIDSSEGKSPLSYLEGVGHIISGLEEEMKKMSTGEKKKINVSAEKAYGLKDPDLIFDVPRTQFPPNEDLQVGMMFQTDEPDKVFTITELQEESVIVDGNHPLAGINLVFDVELTGIREATEEEISHGHVHGEGGHHHH from the coding sequence ATGAAAACTAGAGTGATTACTTTCCATTACACCCTTCATGATACGGAAGGCAACCTGATCGATTCTTCCGAAGGCAAATCGCCTCTTTCGTATCTGGAAGGCGTCGGACATATCATTTCCGGTCTGGAAGAAGAGATGAAAAAGATGTCTACCGGAGAAAAGAAAAAGATCAACGTCTCCGCAGAGAAAGCATACGGTCTCAAAGACCCCGACCTTATTTTTGACGTTCCTAGAACCCAGTTTCCTCCCAACGAGGATCTCCAAGTGGGAATGATGTTTCAAACCGACGAACCCGACAAAGTATTTACGATCACCGAACTTCAGGAAGAATCCGTCATCGTAGACGGCAATCATCCCCTTGCGGGAATCAACTTGGTTTTCGACGTGGAACTTACCGGAATCCGCGAAGCGACCGAAGAAGAAATTTCACACGGACACGTTCATGGAGAAGGTGGTCACCACCATCACTGA
- a CDS encoding LIC14007 family protein — protein sequence MKIYSGIIGSAKLDQPPMFVTKNGLKKRMPIQEPQKVLETSLAYSLEKNVLLISYNLLLDHTGDTKLAESSYLQFSARFHETFTQESWFFLSNRIETFLREYEQAKLDFHYDSKF from the coding sequence ATGAAGATCTATTCAGGTATTATCGGTTCCGCAAAATTGGATCAACCGCCGATGTTCGTCACGAAGAACGGACTAAAAAAAAGAATGCCGATCCAAGAACCTCAAAAAGTTTTAGAGACGTCCCTCGCGTACAGTTTGGAGAAAAACGTATTACTCATTTCTTATAATTTGCTTTTAGATCATACCGGAGATACCAAACTTGCCGAGAGCAGTTATCTTCAATTCTCCGCGCGGTTTCATGAAACGTTCACGCAGGAATCTTGGTTCTTTTTATCCAATCGGATCGAAACTTTCCTCCGGGAATACGAACAAGCAAAGCTCGATTTTCACTACGATTCCAAATTCTAA
- a CDS encoding SpoIIE family protein phosphatase — protein MFAKFLGFVLFFLLTACLPDLQPASREENFQDLSDDWEIQTGQNLWKPVRIPSNLKEFVDADFRKYTGADFQEDRALLLLRKRVLLENSFDSSLSLSLGKISDRATVLWNGEELTEELFSEYRTSVPQGYDRTRIYAIPEKNRFKNNEILVTIEPYFDYEFGILSGPIGIGAPSSIWKRFFLGEFTGLTVFGSFSLIGSFFLFLSLREKKGEENFYFGLFLIFFALFQISLSELKYLTGFKILNLKKLEYSTLAFLFPLFCRFLNSLLRKAKTKLHFCLEVMTIPILVAIGVAENVLRLDQINRYALQISWIGFVFVALRILIPNLKRSFESKIVLFGILFLLFCVGIDIFAQRGLFKTVRLSGIGVCGFLGFLTLVLANKFVRMKEKLKSWNRVLETAIRNRTQELSSSLEEIRSLKEQQDGDYFLITLLFQPFLSKNLKTSQAQIDIHRKQFKSFQFKNRTYELGGDVVLSETVSISGISYQALINADAMGKSLQGASGALVFCSIVKSFLQTQDYEFRSPENWLFLLYRNLQAVFESFDGSMLVSGILSLYRMETGDLFFLNCEHPPIILVRNGKASYLREDAVLRKIGFPDPDSKVTVEHFRLQSGDVVLYGSDGREDLYFPNSFDSSRKQKVSSPDLFFDLVQTEIPDLDELEAKIVQKADLSDDLSFLKIQTGAETFLRKNNLQSRSLLQEGYQFYKKGEFHKACLHVARASILDPSDLKLARLVLVLAKKSQSFKLFRFFSEKVLLRTTGKGLAKDSKILASSFRAESSASPQIGSKLVKNAS, from the coding sequence TTGTTCGCAAAATTTCTTGGTTTCGTTTTATTTTTCCTCTTAACAGCTTGTCTCCCCGATCTGCAACCCGCGTCTCGCGAGGAGAATTTTCAAGACCTTTCCGATGATTGGGAAATTCAGACCGGTCAAAATCTTTGGAAACCGGTTCGAATCCCCTCCAACCTCAAAGAGTTTGTCGATGCTGATTTCCGGAAGTATACGGGCGCGGATTTTCAAGAGGACCGAGCGCTCCTACTTCTCCGCAAACGGGTTTTACTGGAGAATTCTTTCGATTCTTCCTTGAGCCTTTCCCTCGGAAAGATTTCAGACAGAGCTACGGTTCTCTGGAACGGAGAAGAACTCACCGAGGAATTGTTTTCCGAATATCGAACATCGGTTCCGCAAGGATACGATCGAACTCGGATCTACGCGATTCCCGAAAAAAACAGATTCAAAAACAATGAAATCCTCGTTACGATCGAGCCTTACTTCGATTACGAATTCGGAATTCTTTCGGGACCGATCGGCATCGGAGCGCCTTCTTCGATATGGAAACGGTTCTTTTTAGGAGAATTCACGGGGCTGACCGTATTCGGTTCGTTTTCCCTGATCGGAAGTTTCTTTTTATTTCTTTCCCTCCGCGAAAAAAAAGGAGAAGAGAATTTTTACTTCGGTTTGTTTTTGATCTTCTTTGCGCTCTTCCAAATCTCCCTTTCCGAACTTAAATATCTGACCGGATTCAAAATTTTGAATTTAAAAAAATTGGAATATTCCACCCTTGCGTTTTTGTTCCCTCTTTTTTGCCGCTTTCTCAATTCTCTTTTGCGGAAGGCGAAAACGAAACTTCATTTTTGTCTCGAAGTCATGACGATTCCGATTCTGGTCGCGATCGGAGTCGCGGAGAACGTCCTTCGTTTGGATCAAATCAATCGGTATGCGCTTCAGATTTCCTGGATCGGTTTCGTATTCGTCGCTCTGCGAATTTTGATTCCGAATCTAAAACGAAGTTTCGAATCGAAGATCGTTCTTTTCGGGATTCTATTTTTGCTTTTCTGCGTTGGAATCGATATTTTCGCGCAAAGGGGTTTATTCAAGACGGTTCGTCTATCCGGAATCGGGGTCTGCGGATTTTTGGGCTTTCTGACTTTGGTTCTTGCGAACAAATTCGTGCGGATGAAGGAAAAACTGAAATCCTGGAACCGAGTTTTGGAAACTGCGATTCGAAATCGCACCCAAGAACTTTCTTCGAGTTTGGAGGAGATTCGTTCGCTCAAAGAACAGCAGGATGGGGACTACTTTCTAATCACTCTCTTATTCCAACCCTTCCTTTCCAAAAACCTCAAAACATCGCAAGCGCAAATCGACATTCATCGAAAGCAATTCAAGAGCTTTCAATTTAAAAATCGAACCTACGAACTCGGCGGAGACGTGGTTCTCAGTGAAACGGTGTCGATATCGGGAATTTCCTATCAAGCTTTGATCAACGCCGACGCGATGGGTAAATCCCTGCAAGGAGCGAGCGGCGCCCTCGTCTTCTGTTCCATCGTAAAAAGTTTTCTGCAAACCCAAGACTATGAGTTTCGCAGTCCTGAGAATTGGCTCTTTCTCTTGTATCGAAATCTGCAAGCAGTATTCGAGTCCTTCGACGGAAGCATGCTCGTTTCGGGAATTCTTTCCTTGTATAGAATGGAAACGGGAGATTTATTTTTTCTCAACTGCGAACATCCGCCGATCATTCTTGTTCGCAACGGAAAAGCGAGTTATCTGCGCGAAGACGCGGTTTTACGAAAAATCGGATTCCCCGATCCGGATTCCAAAGTGACGGTGGAACATTTCCGTCTGCAATCGGGAGATGTCGTTTTGTACGGTTCGGATGGAAGAGAAGATTTATATTTTCCGAACTCGTTCGATTCCTCGCGAAAACAAAAAGTCTCCTCTCCCGATCTTTTCTTCGACTTGGTTCAAACTGAAATTCCGGATTTAGACGAATTGGAAGCAAAGATCGTTCAAAAGGCGGATCTTTCCGACGATCTCAGTTTCTTGAAGATTCAAACCGGCGCCGAAACTTTTCTCAGAAAAAACAACTTACAAAGCAGGTCTCTTTTACAAGAAGGATACCAATTTTATAAAAAGGGAGAATTCCACAAAGCCTGTCTTCACGTTGCACGAGCTTCGATTCTCGATCCATCGGATTTGAAATTAGCCCGTTTGGTATTGGTCTTAGCAAAAAAATCGCAAAGTTTCAAACTCTTCCGTTTCTTTTCGGAAAAGGTTTTGCTTCGAACGACGGGAAAAGGTCTCGCAAAAGATTCCAAAATCCTGGCCTCTTCGTTTCGAGCGGAGTCCTCGGCTTCCCCTCAGATCGGATCAAAACTCGTAAAAAACGCGAGCTAA
- a CDS encoding oxidoreductase yields MKYSEIFEPIRLGSITLPNRVIMGSMHLGLEGMPMTAERMIAFYGRRFDGGACFITTGGISVNHEGKGSNIFFNFQKEEDCKELSIVANALKPKGIFCAQLFHAGRYAYHRELVAPSALRAPINRFIPKALSEEEAWRTIEDFGDSALKAREVGFGAVEIMGSEGYLVNQFFSGVTNQREDFFGGTPEKRMNFAIEVMKNVRKKVGKDFPVVYRMSGIDLIPGNPTFEEVVTLAERLKEEGADALNIGIGWHESRIPTISMLVPRGAWAKISGKIKARVKDIPIIASNRVNMPETMSRILKEHEADILSMARPFLADPDILNKIKADQEERINTCIACNQACLDHTFKEQMVSCLVNPSANRELELSKLKNADKKHVVVVGSGPGGLESARISAIRGHKVTVLEATDKIGGQLNLAAQIPGKSEFFETIRYFKNELKNLGVDIQFGHQATLDSILSLKPDAVIFATGVKPREFTLPGIEKKKTASYADYLSGKFQPGKNEKIAIIGGGGIGCDVAHKLTEEEAPTIDSYFHRYNVPSYTKAQIQPEKPERKVSIFRRSGKIGSGLGATTAWALLQELESKEVGFYTSLNYKEVTDKGLVVETKKDGPLTIECDSIILCAGQLSEVSLYEEFKTKSPGIPSYLIGGAKDASGIDAKRAMLEGFEAAIAIGVN; encoded by the coding sequence ATGAAATATTCTGAAATTTTTGAACCGATCCGACTCGGTTCCATTACCCTTCCCAACCGAGTCATCATGGGTTCCATGCACTTAGGGCTCGAAGGAATGCCGATGACCGCCGAAAGAATGATCGCATTCTACGGAAGACGTTTCGACGGCGGCGCTTGTTTTATTACGACGGGAGGAATCTCCGTCAATCACGAAGGAAAAGGATCGAACATCTTCTTTAACTTTCAAAAGGAAGAAGACTGCAAAGAATTATCGATCGTCGCAAACGCGCTCAAACCCAAAGGAATCTTCTGCGCGCAGCTCTTTCACGCAGGACGTTATGCCTATCACAGAGAACTCGTAGCCCCTTCCGCACTGCGCGCTCCGATCAACCGGTTTATCCCGAAGGCTTTGTCGGAAGAAGAAGCTTGGAGAACGATCGAAGACTTCGGCGACTCCGCCCTCAAAGCCAGGGAAGTCGGTTTCGGCGCCGTTGAAATTATGGGAAGCGAGGGTTATCTCGTGAACCAATTCTTTTCCGGAGTCACCAATCAAAGAGAAGACTTTTTCGGAGGAACTCCCGAAAAACGAATGAACTTCGCGATCGAGGTCATGAAGAACGTTCGTAAAAAAGTCGGTAAAGACTTTCCGGTCGTCTATCGTATGTCCGGAATCGATTTGATTCCAGGCAATCCAACCTTTGAAGAAGTCGTTACCCTCGCCGAACGTTTAAAAGAGGAAGGAGCCGACGCGCTCAACATCGGAATCGGCTGGCACGAATCCAGAATTCCTACGATCTCCATGCTCGTTCCGCGCGGCGCTTGGGCGAAAATTTCCGGCAAAATCAAAGCCCGCGTCAAAGACATTCCGATCATCGCTTCCAATCGTGTGAACATGCCCGAAACCATGTCCCGCATTTTGAAAGAACACGAAGCGGATATTTTGAGCATGGCCCGGCCGTTTTTAGCCGACCCGGACATTCTGAACAAGATTAAAGCCGATCAGGAAGAAAGAATCAACACTTGTATCGCGTGCAACCAAGCTTGTTTGGATCATACGTTCAAAGAACAAATGGTTTCCTGTTTGGTAAACCCATCCGCCAACAGAGAATTGGAACTGAGCAAACTCAAAAACGCGGATAAGAAACACGTCGTCGTTGTCGGTTCCGGTCCGGGCGGACTCGAGTCCGCGAGAATCAGCGCGATCCGAGGTCATAAGGTCACCGTTCTCGAAGCCACCGATAAGATCGGTGGACAACTCAATCTTGCGGCGCAAATCCCCGGAAAATCCGAATTCTTTGAAACGATCCGTTATTTCAAAAACGAACTGAAAAACCTCGGCGTTGATATTCAATTCGGTCACCAGGCCACGTTAGACAGCATTCTTTCCTTAAAACCGGACGCGGTAATCTTTGCGACCGGAGTCAAACCGAGAGAATTCACGTTACCCGGAATCGAGAAAAAGAAAACCGCTTCCTATGCGGATTATCTTTCCGGCAAGTTTCAACCGGGTAAAAACGAAAAAATCGCCATCATAGGCGGAGGAGGAATCGGCTGCGACGTAGCGCACAAACTCACGGAGGAAGAAGCTCCTACGATCGATTCTTACTTTCACCGATACAACGTTCCTTCTTATACCAAAGCCCAGATCCAACCGGAAAAACCCGAACGCAAAGTCTCCATCTTCCGCAGATCCGGCAAGATCGGATCGGGACTCGGAGCGACCACCGCTTGGGCTTTGTTGCAGGAACTGGAATCCAAAGAAGTCGGATTTTATACTTCCTTAAACTACAAAGAAGTCACCGACAAAGGGCTCGTCGTCGAAACCAAAAAAGACGGTCCTTTAACGATCGAATGCGATTCCATCATTCTTTGCGCGGGACAACTCAGCGAGGTTTCCCTTTACGAAGAATTCAAAACGAAATCTCCCGGAATTCCTTCGTATCTGATCGGAGGAGCCAAAGACGCTTCCGGAATCGACGCGAAACGCGCGATGTTGGAAGGCTTTGAAGCCGCGATCGCAATCGGAGTGAACTAA
- a CDS encoding 2-isopropylmalate synthase: MLLRLIGCLKSKTQKTGRRIFCENHMATDQEDYVRIFDTTLRDGEQCPGAAMTENEKLEIAAQLGTMKVDIIEAGFPVSSPVQFQAVERIARETEGPIIAALARAMKADIEAASKALMPAKKRRIHTFIASSPIHMKYKLGKEPKEVLKMAVEAVTLCRQFVDDVEFSPEDATRSEPEFLRELCEAVIEAGATTINIPDTVGYTTPAEYGNLFKFLITNVRGSQKAIFSAHCHNDLGLATANSLAAVQNGARQIECTINGIGERAGNTAMEEVVMAMRTRKDALGIQTRIKTEEIARASYLVKTITGMLVQPNKAIVGANAFAHESGIHQDGVIKHRETYEIMKPETVGLSSNRMVLGRHSGRAGFKDRIVKLGFSPQAEELEAAYQRFLEIADRKKEIYDEDIRALFSDETRKSTGDRFQLEGFTVSTGTKSTPTAGVRILIDGHVREESATGDGPVDAIYKAIQKTTGMDPEVSRLVISPVTEGQDAMAEASVTLEYKGDRVVGKGSSTDIIEACSRAYISALNRL, encoded by the coding sequence ATTCTTCTTCGTTTAATTGGTTGTCTAAAGAGTAAAACCCAAAAAACTGGAAGAAGAATTTTTTGCGAGAATCACATGGCAACAGATCAGGAAGACTACGTTCGCATATTTGATACCACTCTGAGAGACGGGGAACAATGTCCCGGCGCGGCGATGACGGAAAACGAAAAGTTGGAAATCGCGGCTCAACTCGGAACGATGAAAGTCGATATCATCGAAGCCGGTTTTCCGGTTTCTTCTCCCGTTCAATTCCAAGCCGTCGAACGGATCGCACGAGAAACCGAAGGACCGATCATCGCAGCACTCGCAAGGGCGATGAAAGCCGACATCGAGGCTGCATCGAAAGCGCTCATGCCCGCAAAAAAAAGAAGAATTCATACCTTCATCGCGTCTTCACCGATCCACATGAAATACAAACTCGGCAAGGAGCCGAAAGAGGTTCTGAAGATGGCCGTGGAAGCCGTGACCCTTTGCCGCCAATTTGTGGACGATGTGGAATTCTCCCCCGAAGATGCGACCCGAAGCGAACCGGAATTTTTGCGCGAACTCTGCGAGGCGGTGATTGAAGCAGGCGCAACAACAATCAACATTCCCGACACGGTCGGTTACACGACGCCCGCGGAATACGGAAACCTTTTTAAATTTTTAATCACGAACGTGAGAGGTTCGCAAAAAGCGATCTTCTCCGCTCATTGTCACAACGACTTAGGACTTGCGACCGCGAACTCTTTGGCCGCCGTTCAAAACGGAGCGCGTCAGATCGAATGTACGATCAACGGAATCGGGGAAAGAGCCGGAAACACCGCGATGGAAGAAGTCGTTATGGCGATGAGAACCCGCAAGGACGCGCTTGGAATTCAAACGAGAATCAAAACAGAAGAGATCGCGCGCGCTTCGTATCTCGTGAAGACGATTACCGGAATGCTCGTCCAACCGAATAAGGCGATCGTCGGCGCCAACGCGTTCGCGCACGAATCCGGAATTCACCAAGACGGGGTTATCAAACATAGGGAAACCTACGAAATTATGAAACCGGAAACGGTCGGTCTTTCTTCCAACCGAATGGTTCTGGGAAGACACAGCGGACGCGCCGGTTTTAAGGATCGAATCGTCAAACTCGGTTTTTCTCCGCAAGCCGAAGAACTCGAAGCCGCGTATCAAAGATTTTTGGAAATCGCGGACCGAAAAAAAGAAATCTATGACGAGGATATCCGCGCCCTCTTTTCCGACGAAACGAGAAAGTCTACGGGAGATCGTTTTCAACTCGAAGGATTTACCGTTTCCACAGGAACCAAAAGCACTCCTACAGCGGGGGTAAGAATCCTGATCGACGGTCATGTGAGAGAAGAATCCGCAACCGGCGACGGCCCCGTGGATGCGATCTACAAAGCGATTCAGAAAACGACGGGGATGGACCCGGAAGTTTCGCGGCTCGTCATTTCTCCGGTAACGGAAGGACAAGACGCAATGGCGGAGGCTTCGGTTACGTTGGAATACAAAGGCGATCGCGTCGTGGGCAAAGGAAGTTCCACAGACATCATCGAGGCTTGTTCGAGAGCTTATATCTCGGCGCTGAATCGACTTTAG
- a CDS encoding VanW family protein: MQPTETQPPLKTRSDELRFAFKALLLQGYRGIKNLLFPVPLWKKDEDRRWSIASILAISETPLWNPNDTVENKILTSGKIENLRIVARKLNGIKVSAGQIFSFWKQIGNPNFGKGYVLGREIREGCIVPSVAGGICQISNALYDVAVRSGFEILERHRHSSVIPGSLAEQNRDATVKWNYIDLRFRSPVDFRIEIEFNSESMIVRFRTLSPIQTETEEPADLVPETIESVSTRKFQSLNDCYSCGRISCSQHSWNNRPTADFTAWILDEVWPEFDEYVRTQWRQKDSAIVPMKNGTRWGTNRFNWTVRTEKNARSLFLPALWRSLKLRYGSGKQTNRFRLNLELDRILAQAAAKHIPYEASHIVVSQTLLPVLWEAGVFAGRTFDVLMTRLPFYLLHERLNQAHSKYPQSETLNDFRAPASWIESEYRALNSAQRILSPHSEILESFPHQAYALNWIFPKAQENPRTKKKGILFPGSALGRKGAYEMKRLAEEFNLSLYVLGNAIERDGFWENVSTRPFENSWKEIGLVVYPAYVEHQPRQLLKAASMGIPVITTPASGLAGYEEKGIILVPIGDYDRLKQEVRLQLKADSMEELSHSK, translated from the coding sequence ATGCAGCCGACTGAAACACAACCTCCCCTTAAAACGCGCTCGGACGAACTTCGATTCGCCTTTAAGGCGTTGCTTCTTCAAGGATATAGAGGAATCAAAAATCTTCTTTTTCCGGTTCCGCTCTGGAAAAAAGACGAAGATAGACGATGGTCCATCGCATCGATCCTCGCGATTTCGGAAACTCCTCTCTGGAATCCGAACGACACAGTCGAAAACAAAATATTGACCTCCGGAAAAATCGAGAATCTACGAATCGTGGCAAGAAAACTGAATGGCATCAAAGTTTCCGCCGGTCAAATATTCAGTTTTTGGAAACAAATCGGAAATCCGAATTTCGGTAAAGGTTATGTATTAGGAAGAGAAATTCGGGAAGGTTGTATCGTTCCAAGCGTCGCCGGCGGTATATGCCAGATTTCGAATGCACTGTACGACGTTGCGGTTCGATCCGGTTTCGAAATTTTGGAAAGACATCGACATTCTTCCGTAATTCCGGGATCGCTTGCCGAACAAAATCGGGACGCCACAGTAAAATGGAATTACATCGATCTTCGATTTCGTTCTCCCGTGGATTTCAGGATCGAAATCGAATTCAACTCGGAAAGTATGATTGTCCGCTTTCGGACCCTTTCTCCGATTCAAACGGAAACCGAGGAGCCTGCCGATTTGGTTCCGGAAACGATAGAGAGCGTTTCCACCCGGAAGTTTCAATCTTTAAACGACTGTTATTCGTGCGGAAGAATTTCTTGTAGCCAACATAGTTGGAACAATCGCCCTACTGCCGACTTTACCGCTTGGATACTTGATGAAGTCTGGCCCGAATTTGACGAATATGTTCGAACCCAATGGAGACAGAAAGATTCGGCTATCGTCCCGATGAAAAACGGAACGCGATGGGGAACGAATCGGTTTAACTGGACGGTTCGAACCGAAAAAAACGCTCGGAGCTTATTTTTACCTGCGCTCTGGAGAAGTTTAAAACTCCGTTACGGGAGCGGAAAACAAACGAATCGATTTCGCCTCAATTTGGAATTGGATCGTATTCTCGCGCAAGCCGCTGCGAAACACATTCCTTACGAAGCTTCGCACATTGTCGTATCTCAAACGCTCTTGCCGGTTCTCTGGGAGGCAGGAGTTTTTGCGGGAAGAACCTTTGACGTATTGATGACACGACTTCCTTTTTACCTTTTGCACGAACGTTTGAATCAGGCTCATTCGAAATATCCGCAAAGTGAAACGTTAAACGATTTTCGCGCGCCTGCCTCCTGGATCGAATCTGAATATAGGGCCCTTAATTCCGCGCAGAGAATCCTGTCTCCTCATTCCGAAATTCTGGAATCCTTTCCCCATCAGGCATACGCTTTGAACTGGATTTTTCCGAAAGCACAAGAGAACCCGCGTACGAAAAAAAAAGGAATTCTTTTCCCCGGATCCGCATTAGGCAGAAAAGGAGCCTACGAAATGAAACGATTGGCGGAAGAATTCAATCTTTCCTTGTATGTTTTAGGGAACGCGATCGAACGGGACGGATTTTGGGAAAACGTATCAACTCGTCCGTTTGAAAATTCTTGGAAAGAAATCGGACTTGTCGTTTATCCCGCGTATGTAGAACACCAACCGAGACAATTGCTGAAAGCGGCTTCTATGGGAATACCCGTAATCACAACGCCCGCGTCCGGTTTGGCGGGTTATGAAGAAAAAGGGATCATTCTCGTTCCGATCGGAGATTACGATCGTTTAAAGCAAGAAGTGCGGCTCCAATTGAAAGCGGATTCGATGGAGGAGTTGTCTCATTCGAAATAA
- a CDS encoding queuosine precursor transporter: MPLSKSVKLFISLNAFFLCFLILAEVTGSKLFVSFGFTLTMGVIPFPVTFIVTDLLNEYYGRKGVRFTTLVGMVMIFLAYFLLMLDMSIPAASNSPVDDHSFNVVFGNSGKVIVGSIVAYLIGQLIDIQIFHFIRVRTRNKYIWLRATGSTIVSQLVDSFVVIYIALGGGKLTFQELNQISTNNFLYKCGVAVAITPLIYGAHRLIDWYLGEEAEKMIQFATREGRSDTEPLSPG, translated from the coding sequence ATGCCTCTTTCCAAATCCGTGAAATTATTTATCTCCTTAAACGCGTTCTTTCTCTGCTTTCTGATTTTAGCCGAGGTAACCGGTTCGAAACTTTTTGTCTCCTTCGGCTTTACGCTTACGATGGGAGTGATTCCTTTTCCGGTCACGTTTATCGTAACGGATTTATTAAACGAATACTATGGAAGGAAGGGAGTTCGGTTCACGACCCTCGTTGGAATGGTTATGATCTTTCTAGCCTACTTTCTTTTGATGCTGGATATGTCGATTCCCGCGGCTTCCAATTCTCCCGTGGACGATCACTCTTTCAACGTGGTCTTCGGAAATTCCGGAAAGGTCATCGTGGGTTCGATCGTCGCGTATTTGATAGGACAGTTGATCGATATCCAGATCTTTCACTTTATCCGGGTCAGGACACGGAACAAATATATTTGGCTGAGAGCAACGGGTTCCACGATCGTTTCTCAACTTGTGGATTCTTTTGTAGTGATCTACATCGCTTTGGGCGGAGGTAAACTCACTTTTCAAGAATTGAATCAAATCTCCACGAACAACTTCCTCTACAAATGCGGCGTTGCGGTCGCGATCACTCCTCTGATCTATGGAGCGCACCGTTTGATCGACTGGTATTTAGGGGAAGAAGCGGAGAAGATGATCCAATTTGCAACCAGGGAAGGACGCTCCGATACGGAACCGCTTTCTCCAGGCTGA
- a CDS encoding glycosyl hydrolase family 18 protein: protein MAQKQEDKHNIPEGLIKPVPFQKDSEPKKKILFYSFTWFLLSALSFSLGINLLKKGDASVAGESVRTSSVGIVDGIRDLFFINQPVNNSSSSDEPSSDSSETESKSFFSFGKDDGDMPEATLLPKADDNTTFRASTWFSDYEAMKKTVHLYNEIHPFIYGMKGRDTNNGDLYSSWGSTQKHERVAELRKLNPNVKIIPTIFRWENKYEKISENIGMNGRNDIRDRHLSNILHEVDTYGYDGIDIDYEGMSCEKKEKFEEFIVILSKEIHKRGKILSVAVHPKTPAKKESLKACKGLKEKIKMDYAENWRGPMTHDYAFLAKYADRIKIMAYELHPRKYRNPGPGPQAPNIWIKSIIEYAKARVPSRQLYMAIPTYGYDWALNCNAKIKSVYYQDAVRKKDLGIHRQPTNIDQILANTKNSGSWTNLSKFSWVHTGKTYEDPSIWYKSEGCDRVAFYMNRKAFEDKMNLLRQYDLGGFSFWQLISDNDPGINDYLALLVTNKLPPVEKIKERVKDPNAPATETPQTSPEEANVDRKHTEKFARKQG from the coding sequence ATGGCACAGAAACAAGAAGACAAACACAACATCCCCGAAGGTTTGATTAAACCCGTTCCTTTTCAGAAAGATTCAGAACCGAAAAAGAAGATCCTGTTCTATTCTTTTACTTGGTTTTTATTATCCGCCCTTTCTTTTTCCTTAGGAATCAATCTTCTGAAAAAAGGAGACGCATCCGTCGCGGGTGAAAGCGTTCGTACAAGTTCCGTCGGCATTGTGGACGGAATCCGGGATTTGTTCTTTATCAACCAACCGGTAAACAATTCTTCCTCATCTGACGAACCTTCTTCCGATTCCTCCGAAACGGAATCGAAATCCTTCTTCTCGTTCGGTAAGGACGACGGGGATATGCCGGAAGCTACGCTTCTTCCGAAAGCGGACGATAATACAACATTCCGCGCTTCCACTTGGTTTTCCGATTACGAAGCCATGAAAAAAACCGTCCATCTTTACAACGAAATCCATCCGTTTATCTACGGGATGAAAGGCCGTGATACCAACAACGGAGATTTGTATTCCAGCTGGGGAAGCACTCAAAAGCACGAACGAGTCGCGGAACTCCGCAAACTCAATCCGAACGTTAAAATCATTCCGACGATTTTCCGCTGGGAAAATAAATACGAAAAAATTTCCGAAAACATCGGAATGAACGGACGCAACGATATCCGCGATCGACACCTCTCAAACATTCTTCACGAAGTGGACACGTACGGCTACGACGGAATCGACATCGACTATGAGGGAATGAGCTGCGAGAAAAAAGAGAAATTCGAAGAATTCATCGTCATTCTTTCCAAAGAGATCCACAAACGAGGAAAGATTCTTTCCGTCGCGGTTCATCCGAAAACTCCGGCCAAAAAAGAATCCTTGAAAGCCTGCAAAGGTTTAAAGGAAAAGATCAAGATGGATTACGCGGAAAATTGGAGAGGGCCAATGACTCACGATTACGCCTTTCTCGCAAAATACGCGGATCGTATTAAGATTATGGCATATGAATTGCATCCTCGTAAATACAGAAACCCCGGTCCGGGACCTCAGGCTCCGAACATATGGATCAAAAGTATCATTGAATATGCGAAAGCGAGAGTTCCAAGCCGTCAGTTGTATATGGCGATTCCTACTTACGGATACGATTGGGCTCTGAATTGCAACGCCAAGATCAAGTCGGTTTATTATCAGGACGCGGTTCGTAAAAAGGATCTCGGAATCCATAGGCAACCGACTAACATCGATCAGATTCTTGCGAACACGAAGAACTCCGGTTCTTGGACGAATCTTTCCAAATTTTCCTGGGTTCATACCGGAAAGACTTACGAAGATCCGAGCATCTGGTATAAATCGGAAGGTTGCGATCGCGTCGCCTTTTACATGAACCGTAAAGCGTTCGAAGATAAGATGAACCTTTTGAGACAATACGATCTCGGCGGATTTTCCTTCTGGCAGTTGATCAGCGACAATGATCCTGGAATCAACGATTATCTCGCGTTACTCGTTACGAACAAACTTCCACCCGTGGAAAAAATCAAAGAGCGCGTAAAGGATCCGAATGCTCCCGCAACGGAAACTCCGCAGACCTCTCCGGAGGAAGCGAACGTCGACCGCAAACATACGGAGAAATTTGCGAGAAAACAAGGTTAA